One Nicotiana sylvestris chromosome 12, ASM39365v2, whole genome shotgun sequence genomic window carries:
- the LOC138884068 gene encoding protein MAIN-LIKE 1-like produces MGSSTGSADGATRLDGSLITALIERWQPETHTFHLPIGEATITLQDVEFLYGLLVDGLHVALPHSMRDYTGNQYLAMSQRLTDFRAEDEGALVGASRLALTPVQLHLEAMNADITHDTSDLHINRYTRLLLLLMFGDVLFPNTSGNLVSLRFLHHLERLDDLQQYNWGVAILGYLYMHMCRTCMGTQRDVA; encoded by the coding sequence CTAGATGGGTCGTTAATCACGGCTTTGATAGAGCGGTGGCAACCAGAGACGCACACATTCCATTTACCCATTGGCGAGGCCACTATCACGCTGCAGGACGTGGAGTTTCTATATGGGCTGCTGGTTGATGGACTTCATGTTGCTTTGCCGCATTCCATGAGAGATTATACGGGAAATCAGTACTTGGCGATGTCGCAGCGGCTCACCGATTTTCGGGCAGAGGATGAGGGTGCATTGGTTGGGGCTAGTCGTCTTGCGTTGACGCCCGTCCAGCTGCATTTGGAGGCCATGAATGCTGACATTACTCATGATACATCGGATCTTCATATTAACCGGTACACGCGGTTGCTGCTGCTACTTATGTTTGGAGACgtattgttcccgaacacttcaggAAACTTAGTCAGCTtgagatttcttcatcatcttgagCGGCTAGATGATTTACAACAGTACAACTGGGGTGTTGCTATTCTTGGTTACCTGTATATGCATATGTGTCGGACATGCATGGGAACCCAGCGAGACGTTGCATGA